The Desulfofundulus luciae genome includes the window GGAAACGGGATAACACTTTAGCAAATAGCCTCAGTCCTTTATCTAGAATTTTCTGATGCTTATAAAATCTGCAATGGCTGCTAAAATTTTCTTGGCAGGGCGTTCCGGCAAATTCTTTAAGGCCCCTTTCGCCTTCAATATGTATTTTTCAGCTATTTCAATGGAATGTTTAATCCCGCCGCAATGCCGGATGAGGGCTATTGCTTCCTGGACCTGTTCCTCATCCTTCTCCCGGGATAAAATCAATGCCCTTAAACGTTCCCGCTGGGGGCTGTGCTCTAGGGCGTAAATAACCGGCAGGGTAATGATGCCTTGGCGCAAATCGCTGCCCACCGGTTTGCCCAGTTGGCGCTGTTCGGCCACCAGGTCCAGGATGTCGTCGGTTATTTGAAAGGCCATGCCGATGTTGTGCCCGTACCGCCGCAGAGCAAGGTGTATTTCCTTGGGAGCACCGCAGGCTACGGCCCCTAACTGGCAGCTGGCGGCAATGAGCAGGGCGGTTTTACGGTTAATGCGATAAAAATAGTCCTTCACCGTTTGCCCGATATCAAAGGAACCGGAGATTTGCTGGATTTCCCCTTCGCACATTTTTACGCTGGTACTGGCCAGCACCCGGGGTATCAGGGGTTCATCATAACTGGCAATAAGAATCAGAGATTGGGCAAACAGGTAGTCTCCGATATAGGTAGAAATCCGGTTTCCCCAGCGAGCCTTGATGGTGGGTACACCGCGGCGGGTCATGGCCGCGTCTACCACATCATCGTGAACCAGGGTGGCCATATGGATGAGTTCTAAAGCTACCGCCAGGGGCAGGACCCGCTCCAGGTGAAAATTGGCGCACTTACCTCCTAACAAGCTAAAGGCAGGGCGCAGGCGCTTTCCCCCTGCCTTCAAAAGATGGGTAGAGGTTTCGGTGAGAAAAGGATCCGGGGTTTGCAAGGTGGCTTGCAATTCCCGTTCTACGATGGCCATTTCATCTTTAATTTCCTCAAACAGCTCCAGCATCTTTTCCTAAAAGCTCACCTGCCTGTAATCGAGTCAAACCCCGGCTTTTCGTATTATTCCACGGCTAACTGGTAAAATCCTTCTAATGCCGGCTACCGGACAACTCTCTAATTTAGGGTATTATATTTTTCCCTTAAAATCAATGGCAGTGGATGGAGAAGGGTTTGTTTTTATCAACTTGCCAAACTATTTCCGCTGTTATAAAATAAAAAATAACTTCATAACCTGGAGCGGGGGGTTTTTCGCAGATATGCGCTTTTTTCCGTCCTGGGCGGAGATGGAGGTAGGCGACACCGTTACTTTTTGCCGGACCTTTACGGAAGGCGATGTGGCCAATTTTCTGGGCGTTACAGGGGACTTTAATCCCATCCACCTGGACCCCCGGGCTGCTACCCTCTGCGGCTTTGAAGGGCGGGTCGTGCCGGGGCTACTCACGGGCAGCATGATCACCCACGCGGGAGGGACTCTGCTCCCCGAACCCTATCCGGCGACGAGAATGTCCTTTCGGTTTCTGGCGCCCGTATATATCGGCGA containing:
- a CDS encoding MaoC family dehydratase, with product MRFFPSWAEMEVGDTVTFCRTFTEGDVANFLGVTGDFNPIHLDPRAATLCGFEGRVVPGLLTGSMITHAGGTLLPEPYPATRMSFRFLAPVYIGETICARVTITEKDLQKNKLTLQMTCTNQKGQVVLEGEVSGKIIPIYSRRDNNGIKNTI
- a CDS encoding polyprenyl synthetase family protein yields the protein MLELFEEIKDEMAIVERELQATLQTPDPFLTETSTHLLKAGGKRLRPAFSLLGGKCANFHLERVLPLAVALELIHMATLVHDDVVDAAMTRRGVPTIKARWGNRISTYIGDYLFAQSLILIASYDEPLIPRVLASTSVKMCEGEIQQISGSFDIGQTVKDYFYRINRKTALLIAASCQLGAVACGAPKEIHLALRRYGHNIGMAFQITDDILDLVAEQRQLGKPVGSDLRQGIITLPVIYALEHSPQRERLRALILSREKDEEQVQEAIALIRHCGGIKHSIEIAEKYILKAKGALKNLPERPAKKILAAIADFISIRKF